GGGCCCCCACAGCCTGGCCATGTCGCTGACCTCAATCTGTATCTCGCCCGAGTGGAAGGCAACCTTGCCTATTATCTCGACGACGTCACCGACGTTTACCTTCGGATATGCCCTGACACCAGGGGCCTCAAAGGCGGCCGCCCACGTTATTCCGGTTCCATCTGTTATCGTGAAGACCGTTGGGCCGCCGGTCACCTGTATCTGGGTCACCTTACCGCGAAGCCTGACCGTCTGACCTGCCACGTCCTTGCTCAGCTCTCCGATGAGAGTTACCGGGAGCTCCTTTCTGACGGTTACGGTCTTGTAGTGTTTGAGCGCCGACTCGATGAAGTCCACCTCGCCCTTATCGGGCCTAACATCGAGAACCTGGACCAGTATCTCCTCACCGGGCTTATATTCCCTGCCACCGAGAAGGTCTTTACGCCTTATTAAACCCCTTACGTGCGGATTTAACCTGACAAAGACTCCAAAGCGCTCTACCCTGTCAATTGTCCCCTTGTAGACGTTTCCGACCTCTATGTCTTCCAGGTCGCAGGTCTTGTCCAGGATGTAGACGACCTTGTACTTCCTCATGCATTCCGAGCAGACCCATGTGGTCTCCATACCCGGCTCCCACGGTTCCTTCACTTTGCCACAGATATCGCAGGCGAGGACGCGGCCGCTTCCGCCACACGTGGGACAGGTGTCGTAAACAGGAACCACACCCTTACCGTGGCACTCTGGACAGGGTATCTCATCCACCTCGTCCTCAACGCCGAGGTAGTCGAGATTTCTGTAGCCCTTAAGCTTGTCTCCCACTTTGAAATCAGCGGGAACGTATCCCCAGCCCTCGCAGACGGGACATTCTTTCTCGCCGGCCTTGATTTTCCCGGTTCCGTGGCACTCGGGACAGTCCTTAACCACCATGAGCATCACCCTAGAAACCTCTCGTCTGAGAGACCTAGGCCGGCTCCGGCTTATAACCTTTTGTCTCCGCCTTACCGAAGAAGCCCCAGAACACAACCATTGAGAGGCCGTAGAGCAGTGCGGTTATCATGAACGGCCAGGTGAGGGAGAGATCAAAGAGCCTGCCCCCTATGTACTGACCGATTCCAAAGGTAGCAGTCCATGAGAGGTTGTTGAGGGCCATGACCGTTGAACGCTCCTCCTTTTTGAAGAAGCCCACCATAAAGGAGTTCCAGATCGGGTTGACTATGTTCATCAGGATCGTCCTTACGGTGTAGATGGCCGCGGCTATGAGGAAGGTCGGGGAGAAGGGCATCGCCGCTATGAGGATGCTTGCGCTCCCGTTGAAAGACACTATGGTTTTGACACTACCGAACCTGTCGGCTATCATCGGAAGCAGAAAGGTGCCCAGGCCCATGATAAACTGCTGGAAGGCGAACAGCCATCCGATACTCTCCAGACTCGTCCCGAAGCGCCCGTTGAACCATAGGCCAACATACGGAATTGTGACCCCAGCACCTAGGCCTATGAGCGCACTCGGAAGTGCGAAGCGCCCTATCCTCACGAGAAGGTCCCGGTCAAGCCTCAGCTTTTTCTCTGTCTCGGCCAGAACGGACCTTACAAACAGCACCAGGAGAAACCTCAAGGGGATTATTACGAGAACCAATGCAAAGACATCCCTGTATGAGATGTATCTGGGCAGGAAGCCGGCCAGGATCAGACCGACGGCTGAGCCTATGGTCCCCATAGCAGAGGAGAGGCTGAAGAGGTAGTGCCTCTTCTCGTCGCTCACCTCGCCGCTCAGCAGTGCCATGTATGATGGGTTTTCAAAGGCCATGCCGATGCCCACAAGAACGCCGCCGAGGGTCAGAAGGAGTATCGTGGGGTAGGTCACCTGAACCAGCCTGCCGAGGAACATCAGGGAAACGCCCAGGAGAACCGCTTTTTTATAGCCCATCTTCGTACCGAGGGGGCCGGAAAACAGGAGAACGCTGGCCTGGGCTATGGTGGACATGGAGAAGACTATCCCGATGTCGGTGTAGCTGAAGCCGAGCGACCTCAGGTAAAACGGGAAGATGAACCACGCTATGTTGCCCCCGAGCCAGGAGATGAATGAGTATGCGACGAGCAACCATGCATCCTTACTGAATCCCCTGTAGTTCTGCAGCGACATGAACGTTCAGACCGCTGTCGAGTATATAAACTTACCTCCTATCCAACCGAAAAGTTTATTAAAAAAACAAACGATTACTCAGCGTTTAAATCAAAAATACGGCTTATTCCTTGCTCGAATCAAAGGGCGTAAAATTAGAAAAACATGATGATAAAATAAGATTTCACATTTCTTCCATGAACTTCTCGACAGCCAGTCTCGTCTCGGCGTACGTCTTTCCTGCGAGGATTATGACCTTGTAGTTCTGGTTGTTCGGGTTCTTGAGCTCCTTTATCACATACCCCTTCTGCTCTATCTCGGACTTGATGGCATCGACGGTATCCTTTCCGTAGGCCTGCTCCAAAAGCGCCCAGGCCTTATTGCTCACCCATCCCCCGACTATTATGACGTTCTTGTCAGCTGGAAAGTCCTTGAGCTGGGTGTCCTCGATTATGAACTTGTAGACGTCATCAGTCGCCTCAATCTTGGGCGCGGTTATGGAGACCTTCTTGGTCACCGAGGCAACACGGATGAAGCGGTAGCCCTCGATCCCGACTATCTCACCGTCATTGTTCTTTGTGAAGACGGGGACTATCTCAAGGCCCCAGTTAGTGGGCAACTTAAGCGTTGCCCCTTCGCCGATGAAGACCCTCTTGAAACCGGCGCTTTCGTTGACGTGAAGGTAGAGGACGTAGAGATTGTTACTCGGGTCTATGTCCCAGACCCACTGGCCACTGTAAACGTCACCGTCCTGGTACTGCTTGACCTTCTCGTAGTACCAGTAGTTGTAGGTGACCATGAGGGTTCCGCCGACACCAACGAAGAAATCGGTGGGTGCAAAGAGGAACAGCTCCTTAACGCCCCTCTCAAGGAGTTCGGTGATTCTGACAGATGGGTACGTGCTGAAGGTCTCGAAATCCTCGTTCCCGTTTGCATCAACGTACATGATGTAGTAGCTCCCCTTCTCCATAGTCTTCTGTTTTATCATACCGCTCGGATAGATTAGGTCAATGAGCATTTCCTCCTGGTTTATGTTTATGTCCACGAACTTCATGCTCCAGCTTCCAACAGACAAGCTCTCGCCGAGGGAGCTTGAGGTGGAGTCAACCTCGGTGTAGGCATAGAAGTACATCGTGTCCTTTCCGTCAACGGTTGTGGCAACAACCTTGTAGTCACCGCCGATGTCGAGAGGGGTCGTGTTCTCGTTGAATATTATCTCCACGCTCCTGTCGGTGAACTCGGCAGCCTTTTTAGTGGAGTTGAAATCGAGGCGCGAGAAGTTGACCTGGATGACTACCCCATGTCCAACCGGCTCGTCGCCAACGTTAACCCCGACATCGGGCATGTCGCGGGAGTTGAGCTTATAGGTCTGGTTCTCATCGGGAATGAGCACGCTGTGGTACTCAACCGGTATGGAGACGGTTTTCGTGTACGTTCCCTGAGAAACGCCCTGGAGGACAAGAAAAGCACCGAGTCTCGAACCCGTTATGGCGTCCTCACCTATGTGAAGCGGCACTCCATTGACTATCTTGGTCGTGGGCAGAACTATTACCGTGTTGGAGGAATTGATTCCCGTAACCGCTGCGTTAATCGGCGTAAGGAGCAGGCCCAGAACTATCAGGCCCATAAACAGAGCCAAAGCCCTTTTCATCGTTTATCACCGATTTAAAGTGCATCTCAACCTTTATAACCTTTCCCCGGAACTCATTTCTGCGATGATGAGTGAATCCAATGCTGACCGGATGATGAACCCCGAACCTGAGCACCGGATTGAAAACGAAAGGCGAACCAAAATGGAGAAACAGCTTGAAGAGCTTTACTCCAGCATCGAGGAGCTGAAAAGAGAGAATGAGAGGAGGAAAGCCCCAGATCAGCTCGGATGGGACGACATCGCTCAGGAGATCATTGGAGCGGTCACCTTTGCCCTCCCGTTTCTCTTCACGGCGGAGCTGTGGGAGATAGCCAAGGACATCTCGATTGAACGCTCCCTTCTGGTATTCCTAATGACCCTTGGCGTTGCGTACCTGTTCATTGTCAAATCCGGAATAGGAAATCTAGAAAGAGAGAAGCTGTTTCACGTGCCAAAGAGGCTCCTTACTGTTACGGGAATAGCCTACATAATCTCCGCCGGGTTGATATATCTCTACGGAATAAACAGCCTGGCCGACTTCACGGCAGGACAGTACCTCAACGCTACCATACTCATAAGCACCTTCGCCGTGATAGGCGCAATAACCGTTGACATGGTGAAGTGAATGAGGCTCGTAACGGGAAAAAGGTGGGAAGCGTTCGCGGATGAAAAATCCATACTCTTCCCGGAGTACAGGAGGAACCGCGATGAACTCATTGACTTCGTTGATTCCCTGACAGGAGAAGAGACCGTAGTTACGGCGAGCCTTGAACTCATCGATTTAATCGCCTGGAAGTTCCGGAGGGGCGAGGAAAACGTCCTGGTATATTCTGACACCGGAAAGAGCCTCACCCTCAAAGAGGTCTATGAGCTGAGGAAGTACCTCGACTTCGACGTCCGCGGTGGCTTCTCCGGGGAGATGGCCGAGACAAGCGTCCTCTTCGTCGAGGGCAAGACCGATTCCAAATTCTTCAAGGCGGTCTTCAAGAAGCTCTTCGAGTTCAAGGAGAGCAGGGAAGCCCCATACAGCCTGAGGTTCATCGAGCGCGTCTTCGAGCGTGACAACTTCGACCTGCTGAAAAGGGAGGAGGACGGGAGGTACGTGGCAGTCATACCGAGCGAAGGAAACTCCGGTGTCATAAGAAACCTCGGGAACTTCCTGAAGGCCATGGATGTATTCGACTTCCGGGTTGAGAGAATTGGAGTCGCCATCGACACCGACGAGGACAGAGACGCGGCTCTAGCCTCTATAACCGGAAAGCTCTCCGGTTTCGAGCACAGGAAAACATCCATGGGCTACCTCGTAGGAAAAACCGAGGTGGTTCCGCTGATAATCGGCCTGCCGTTCGAGGACGATATCATCGAATGGAAGAAGCCGACCGTCGAGGACTTGATGCTCCACCTCATAGCGAGGGAGGGCCTTTTGGAGAGGATAAAGCCGGGGCTCAGGGCATTAAACGAGAGCCTCGGAAGGAAGCTCAAGCCCAAAGAGGTTATGTACCTCGCCCTTTCCGCCTACGGCCACTGGGGCAACCTTGAGGGCTTCTACGAGCTGTTCGTCATGCGCTCACGCTTCAGAAACTTAAAGGCAGTCCTGAGGGAAGCAGGCCTCATGAGGGGGCTCATTTATCTTGCGGGAAGGGAGAATGAAAGGCGTTGAATTTTTATTTCTCCCTGTTCAAACCGAGATGGTGGTGAAGGTGAAGCTCGTTTCATTCGACGTCTGGAACACTCTCCTCGACATCAACGTCATGCTAGATATAATGGCGGTAGAGCTCTCCAAGCTGATGGGAACGTGCCTGGTAGACGTCGTCGAGGGGATGATGCTTACCCGCGAGAGAATAAAGCGAATGAGGGCCAAAACCGCAGGGAATCCAGCCAGGGCACTCGAAGAGAGCCAGGAGTTGCTGGCGGAGCTTTTGGGCACGGACGTTGAGCTCGTGAAAAGGGCCGCTGCGAGGGCCGTCCTGAAGGTCGGCGACGATATAGTCCTTCCGGGGGCAAAGGAAGCCCTTGAAGGCGTTAAGAGAAAGGGCCTGAAGGTCACCGTGACTGGCAACGTGATGTTCTGGCCGGGTTCATACACTCGTCTCTTGCTCGAAAGGTTCGGGCTGATGAACTACATCGACAAGACCTTCTTCGCCGACGAGGTTCTCGCCTACAAGCCGATGCCGGAAATGTTCAGAAAACCGCTGGGGGTCTTTGGGATCGAGCCGGACGAGGCGATTCACATAGGCGACACCTACGCCGAGGACTTTGAGGGTGCGCTGAGAACCGGCCTCTGGGCGGTCTGGATAAATCCCGAGGCCGAAGAGGTCAGGAAAATCCACGAGAGGGGCTTTGAGGTTCCCGACGTTGAGGGGATTTTGGAGGTACTTGAGAGGATAGAAAAGAAAGGTTAACGAAGGAGCTTGGCATTTACATAATTTTTGGCGGCTAGATACTGTTTCTCGTCCGCAGTCAGAAATTCCGCGTTCAGCGCCTCGGCCAGGGCTATGTAAAGGGCGTCGTAGATT
This window of the Thermococcus thermotolerans genome carries:
- a CDS encoding MFS transporter — encoded protein: MSLQNYRGFSKDAWLLVAYSFISWLGGNIAWFIFPFYLRSLGFSYTDIGIVFSMSTIAQASVLLFSGPLGTKMGYKKAVLLGVSLMFLGRLVQVTYPTILLLTLGGVLVGIGMAFENPSYMALLSGEVSDEKRHYLFSLSSAMGTIGSAVGLILAGFLPRYISYRDVFALVLVIIPLRFLLVLFVRSVLAETEKKLRLDRDLLVRIGRFALPSALIGLGAGVTIPYVGLWFNGRFGTSLESIGWLFAFQQFIMGLGTFLLPMIADRFGSVKTIVSFNGSASILIAAMPFSPTFLIAAAIYTVRTILMNIVNPIWNSFMVGFFKKEERSTVMALNNLSWTATFGIGQYIGGRLFDLSLTWPFMITALLYGLSMVVFWGFFGKAETKGYKPEPA
- a CDS encoding S-layer protein, translated to MKRALALFMGLIVLGLLLTPINAAVTGINSSNTVIVLPTTKIVNGVPLHIGEDAITGSRLGAFLVLQGVSQGTYTKTVSIPVEYHSVLIPDENQTYKLNSRDMPDVGVNVGDEPVGHGVVIQVNFSRLDFNSTKKAAEFTDRSVEIIFNENTTPLDIGGDYKVVATTVDGKDTMYFYAYTEVDSTSSSLGESLSVGSWSMKFVDININQEEMLIDLIYPSGMIKQKTMEKGSYYIMYVDANGNEDFETFSTYPSVRITELLERGVKELFLFAPTDFFVGVGGTLMVTYNYWYYEKVKQYQDGDVYSGQWVWDIDPSNNLYVLYLHVNESAGFKRVFIGEGATLKLPTNWGLEIVPVFTKNNDGEIVGIEGYRFIRVASVTKKVSITAPKIEATDDVYKFIIEDTQLKDFPADKNVIIVGGWVSNKAWALLEQAYGKDTVDAIKSEIEQKGYVIKELKNPNNQNYKVIILAGKTYAETRLAVEKFMEEM
- a CDS encoding DUF2391 family protein, yielding MMSESNADRMMNPEPEHRIENERRTKMEKQLEELYSSIEELKRENERRKAPDQLGWDDIAQEIIGAVTFALPFLFTAELWEIAKDISIERSLLVFLMTLGVAYLFIVKSGIGNLEREKLFHVPKRLLTVTGIAYIISAGLIYLYGINSLADFTAGQYLNATILISTFAVIGAITVDMVK
- a CDS encoding DUF3226 domain-containing protein; protein product: MRLVTGKRWEAFADEKSILFPEYRRNRDELIDFVDSLTGEETVVTASLELIDLIAWKFRRGEENVLVYSDTGKSLTLKEVYELRKYLDFDVRGGFSGEMAETSVLFVEGKTDSKFFKAVFKKLFEFKESREAPYSLRFIERVFERDNFDLLKREEDGRYVAVIPSEGNSGVIRNLGNFLKAMDVFDFRVERIGVAIDTDEDRDAALASITGKLSGFEHRKTSMGYLVGKTEVVPLIIGLPFEDDIIEWKKPTVEDLMLHLIAREGLLERIKPGLRALNESLGRKLKPKEVMYLALSAYGHWGNLEGFYELFVMRSRFRNLKAVLREAGLMRGLIYLAGRENERR
- a CDS encoding HAD family hydrolase; protein product: MKLVSFDVWNTLLDINVMLDIMAVELSKLMGTCLVDVVEGMMLTRERIKRMRAKTAGNPARALEESQELLAELLGTDVELVKRAAARAVLKVGDDIVLPGAKEALEGVKRKGLKVTVTGNVMFWPGSYTRLLLERFGLMNYIDKTFFADEVLAYKPMPEMFRKPLGVFGIEPDEAIHIGDTYAEDFEGALRTGLWAVWINPEAEEVRKIHERGFEVPDVEGILEVLERIEKKG